The Camelus bactrianus isolate YW-2024 breed Bactrian camel chromosome 11, ASM4877302v1, whole genome shotgun sequence genomic interval ACCACAGGTCAAGTCTAGAAATGGCAAATTGGAGTCTGTCCAAATTTTCTGTTGTgttgaatatttttgaaatatttggacCATCAGTTGGGGCTTTAAAATTTGTGATACAGAGATTTGTTTTAACAGGATCTGACATACACAGAGTTTGCAGTATTAGCTTAGTCCTCCCAGATATTCACGGTACACTGGAAGGGAAATTTAATCTTCCTGGTGGTGGTATCTGAAGAGTTCTGATGCAATTTGGATCCCTTTCCTTTTGAAGAGAAGTTTACAAAAAGCTTGCCCCAGAGCTTCAAGTCACAAACAGTCTGGATCAGGTCTTACCTTCGCATAAAATCACCTTTCAAAGCAGGGAGTAATGCAAGGGTAATGTTCATTTATCTGGTAACTCCGGTTATAAGAAACATTCAGACAGGGCTTAACTTCTACTGGTATTGCTAGTGACATGCCAACACCAGTCTGCACGTGCCCAAGGCCCTGAACACTAGTTTGGAAGCCAGCAGGACATGTCTGTAGTGTGTAAGATGAGGTGTGTGTGGTAGATACAATCTGCTGACAGCTTGGTTGTTCTGATACAGGATGGCGATACTGCAGTGAGGTCTGATGCGTCTGATGGAGATACTGAGGTTGCTGAAAGTGAACTGCCCGAGAGGGCTGGGAGGCTGTCTGGAACACACTCAGTTGTGCTGACTGAGGTCCTGCCTGTCCTctctgtttgtttgcttctttcaCATCATTATCATGAGCGCTACAACATGGAGAAAGGAAACGGTTCATATGTTACTTAAGAAGAATCTGCAAGAAAGTCATGCACCACCCTGAACTCCTTAATAGGTGACTCTGAGGATTGCCCCACTGCCCAGGTAGCAGCCACTGCAACTGTAATTTCAACAACAGAAAGCTCTAACACTTAGCCTTCTAAGAGTTCCTTTTCTCAGTACAAAAATTAAGAACTGGCTGCTGGTAGCTTTGAGGGCTATGTCCAGCTTGGGAGCTGTATCTACAATAAGCACCTAAATATGACTACCACTTTGATGATATCCTGGTAGTTCCATAATTCAAAGATGGGGAAACAGGGAAGGGGGCAAGATTTGCCTGGATGATCTCATAGTTACAGGTTCATACAAGAGCAGCTCCTTCCTTATTATGAGCCCAGAGTCATACTAGCAATGATAACCTCTAACTAGGTAACAGCCAAAAGGAACTCCCCTTCCACCAAGCACTGCTCAGACAGGGGCTTGCTCACCCTAAAAGCTCTAGGCCTTTGAGATGTTGTTCCTAGGGCCCCTTACACATGAAGAATGTTAATAAGAAATTATAAACACAAGAACAAAGAAGCTTACATTAATAGCCGTTCAATGCACTGCACTAAGAAATCCCAGGAATAAGCAGTAAGACGATGCAGTCTTGTAGGCCACGTTGGAGAAAGACGAAGTATAATCCTTGAAGAAGCCACACATGCTGCAGCTACTAAAGAAGGTGCATAATTTAGAAAGGCATAATCTGTGGAGACATCAAAAATGAACCTAAGCAACAGAATACCCAAGTCACAATCTCACAAGTCACTTTCTGGCATCCACAACGACTCACCTTGCAAAGATACTTCCAGGAAGTAATCTGCGTACTTGGCCATATAGAGTTTAGTTTTTTCTAAGCAAATCATTGGCCAGCCATCATGAAGATCTGTTTCATGTACTGCTTCAGAGAGATAATACTCAATGAAATGGGCAGCTGTTGGAAGGCAGAGGTTCCACTGAAAGGTTTCTAATAATAACAGTTCCATATGTAgcaaattttgttttgttaatactAGGTTCATATTAGTCATACAACCCAGGCTGTTGAGCTGCTCCAGCTTAGGCACactatcttctttttcttcaaatttacCTTATAagcaaagggaaaataagagcaggagagagaaaatgttAGGCAAGTGATCAATGTAAGTCTAGTCACTTAAATGGGATCTGCTGTCTTAGTACAAAGATTTAGATACAAAGAATTTCTCCCCCCTACTGTGGGCTCATACAACTGTGCCAGAACTCTATGGTTGTCATATTTGCATGTTTTCTCTCCTAGTGTCTCTGTCCCCAACACTTCActctcccctaaaaaaaaaaaaaaaaaaggaacatgtaAACATTTTGATCTATGTCCTATTGTGTAATGAAAATAGTCCTATGTGCCAATGAAAAAATAACTCCCTCTTATCTTACCAGTTGAATCTTTTCAGGAAATTTCTTTTTGGAGGCAGGTGGTAGTTggtagaagaaaataattttagaatggAAGAAAGTTTAAAGAATTTAATGTCACAGAGTTATCTGAAATCAAAAATAGCTAAACTTCAAGTGTTTCATCTCATCATATTTTCAGCATAGTCTCAATTCCAGAGAGAGATGAatagattaaaggaaaaaaactgggTGAACACAAGTGTTCTCTTTCTGCAAAAAAACCTATCCCTCCTCTtctgaattcaaaataaaaacctaGCCAAGCCTGTTAAAAAAGGGGGACGATATTTTATAACCACTTTCATGTCCCATTACTCAAAGCAGAACAGAAGATGCTCTGATGGCTGAACTTCATTTTTCGAAGGCATTAACTTCTTTTCAGGAAATACTCATCCATATGTACACCTGAGGAGTAAAACGCCCTCTCCAGCCCCCAAATAATTTTTCTATAGATTATGTACCATCTTACACTTTAATTTCCAAGCAAGCACTTTACTATATAAACCATTCATTTTAGGTATATCTAAAATTTATGGCTGGAGAAAATTCAAACTATCAGGTACTATTATGATTTTCCAAATGCAGCAACAGAACCCGAGAGTTGTCTTTAAGTCTCTTTGGGTTGTTGTTCCACTTACACTTGTTAAAAACTACAGTTTTTAGAATAGGTTATATATTACTATATTAAAacttttgttttactattttgaTAACTATTTCAATATATTTGGCTTCTTCAgaaatcttattttaattatccatttaaaaacttttttggaGAAGAATCAGAAAGACTGCCAAAGCCGAGGAAACCAAACAAGTTTCTCTGTGAAGTTTCTCTTCCAGAAGGGATGGGTTTACACTACATGCTGAAGTTGCTACAACAAATGTTAGTGGCTAGGATCACTGAGCCCAGAAGCTCAGTGTATTCGGAGCCGGTGAGGCTTGTTCAAGTTGGCTTGCCTTAGGGGCTGGGGTAAAAAGCACTGCTGACTATCCTGGTCTTCGCTTAGGAAGGGGGAACTGGGGTAGAAGGTTCTATGCCAGGAGGTTCTAAGCTCATGACTTTAAGAAGAGTCTAAGCCCAAAGAAGCTTAGAATTTCACTCCTGCACCAgaaattttgaaattcttttgatCTAAACCACTCTTAGTTAAGTATTGCTGCAGGTAGGAGTTGATCCAATAAACTTACATAATCCAGACTTTTCTGGATAGCCCTTCCCAATTCAAATCACATAAAGATGAATTTCACAAGTTTTGCCAATAGCATTTATTAGCTGAAAGCACTCAAGAGGTCTTAACGATAGTCATCCAGCAACATCACTGCATAAAGATACATAAGAGAGGAACACACTGTTCTTAGTATAACCGAATGGAATTCTTCAGAAGGAGAATGACCTAGGAATTCAGTTCAGTCCCTCTGGATGAATCATTAAGGCTTTCAAAATGCCCTGCGTTTGTGTAGCAGCAGCAATACTGGCAGTAAACTTCAAAggaatattgtaaaaattaatgagTTTATTTATGTCATGCTTGAAGTTCCTTAGAAGAAATTAATATACTGCAGGAAACTGTTTAATTCAAGGATCAAGAATGTTTCATATTATCTCCTTGAAACTttcaacacagaaaacaaaattgcaTATGACCAATTTTGCAGCTCAAAGTAGCAAAGTTGGCCAGTTCATTTAAGGTCAATTAAACTGAGCCAAACCAAAAATGGAAGCCAAAAGGAAGGCTTACGTTTGAATTCCCAAATCTGTGCTTTTAGACCAAAGTACTACACCAGGTTATATGGGGACAACAACTTCCAGAATAGACAGACTTCTATATTATTAAGCATCCATTGGGTTTCtatatttataaagtatttggCTATTAAAAGTGTGAAAGCCTTTGCATCTTGATTTGCAAAGTTAAAAATAACCTGCATACTGCATAAATAACCATACTTGGGATTTTAATTCAGGTTTAAGTTTTTTTTGAACCTTTATATATAGTGATATAAATACTCAGATACATGGATATTAAAGGATTTCAAAACATGTGACAGCATCAATGAGTACCTGCATTTATATCCAGTTTTTACTGTGCTGAATGCCATGTGCGTAACTATTTTACATCTACTTATCTGTAATACCATATACAGATCACAAAGATCAGTTTCTTCAATTGAAAGGAAATACCAGAAGCCATGTGATTATATTGATAAAGGCCCCAAACAGGAAATAAGGGCACAGGAAATTCACATCTGCTTcccagaaaataaagaattagAGACCACAGAAACAAAACATCAGGTTGTCTTTCCTTTATAGGAAATGTTCAGATCAGCTATGGAAACCAGCAtattttcaaagccagcagtgagTTGCAGGTATGGTAATAGGGCATGGATTAGATGTCACTTTGGGCTCTGCCAACCCACATTCTAGTCTTTTATTACTAAGTAGGAAAAAAGTCATCCTTAACTATTTACCAAGAACTCTCACAAATTTGTAAGACTATCAGTCTAACAGAAAAGCAGGTAAGAAACTGGAAGAGATAATTCATATGGGAAAAAAGGTGCTATTCACACTACACATTAAGATATAAATCACATCATCTGTGAAATACAATTTTTCACCCATCAGAAAGTAAAAAGCTTTGTCAACCCACCATTGGTGAGCAAGGAGAAATAAGCACTTGTCAcaaattttttctattaaaagcCTATAATCTCACTTTTGGCTTCATCTTGACTCCAAGATCTTTTCTTAGTTACACAATACCTTGAGCAAATTTTCAAAAGCCTTATGTCCAAGACTGCTTACACGTTCTCCGTAAGTTCAATGCTGAACACAGAAGCCAAGAGAAGCCAAGGTATACATGTTAAAGAGTTGGAAAAGTAACCTGAGACACAAGAGTTGCTGAAATTCACATTGCTGACAAAAGATTCAAATCTATTATGTATACAGATTTCCTGTAATCCCTGCTCCAAACACTACACACCACTCCCCACTCAGAGATAATCTGTAGGCTTTCTTCCTACCTCTAGTAGTGTATATACTCAGACAGCTGGATATGTGTTAGTCCCTGGAACTTACATGCTGTGCTCCATTTTTAGCCAAACTACCAACAGCCTTCCAACCTACTTAATAACTGAAATCCAGCTGTCACCTAGTCCTGTCAGCTGTAAGCTGTTCTTTACTTTTATATAACAAGCTACCCATCCCAAAGCAGggtgcagctgggggagggggacatcCAGAGTTCAATCATTCTTTGAGGACAGAGgcattatttatataaagtttatgATAACTAATTAGAGAGCTGACATTGGAATCCAAATGTAAGAAGAGTCTAAGAATGTAAGAAACACTAGAATGAACTCCATAAATTTAAAACAGACATGAGATAATGAAAACAAGCTATCAGTGTATATGCTTCCTAAGCACTTCTGTTGTAGTAAAGTTAGACTGGAAGGAGGAGGGATTGCAGTGGGCCACTAAGGGCCATGTTCTTTGATTCCTCACCCTAGTGTAGAGCTGATGAACTCTGACCACTGCCTGCTTGGGAGGAGCTGAGACCCTGGGGATAGCTGTCTCACACCTTCCTACTCTCCAGTggaaaaggaacaatgaaaaagcaattcTCTGAGGGAAAAAGGGGTGGTGAAGGGGTCAGCAGAACAAAAGGAGGAAGTATCTGACTCAGCTATAGGTGATAAACAATTCACATCTCAACCACAGCAATACAAATCCCAAAGCCGAGTTCCTGGAAAATGAGCCAAAAGTAACT includes:
- the CCNJ gene encoding cyclin-J isoform X3 codes for the protein MELEGQWWRGQLAADIHQALRYKVTLMPRPFHSVSYASWYESRPLGKPVQGLEPQVSRPEKELKLPSYKGQSPQLSLRRYFADLIAIVSNRFTLCPSARHLAVYLLDLFMDRYDISIQQLHLVALSCLLLASKFEEKEDSVPKLEQLNSLGCMTNMNLVLTKQNLLHMELLLLETFQWNLCLPTAAHFIEYYLSEAVHETDLHDGWPMICLEKTKLYMAKYADYFLEVSLQAAACVASSRIILRLSPTWPTRLHRLTAYSWDFLVQCIERLLIAHDNDVKEANKQRGQAGPQSAQLSVFQTASQPSRAVHFQQPQYLHQTHQTSLQYRHPVSEQPSCQQIVSTTHTSSYTLQTCPAGFQTSVQGLGHVQTGVGMSLAIPVEVKPCLNVSYNRSYQINEHYPCITPCFER
- the CCNJ gene encoding cyclin-J isoform X2 yields the protein MELEGQWWRGQLAADIHQALRYKVTLMPRPFHSVSYASWYESRPLGKPVQGLEPQVSRPEKELKLPSYKGQSPQLSLRRYFADLIAIVSNRFTLCPSARHLAVYLLDLFMDRYDISIQQLHLVALSCLLLASKFEEKEDSVPKLEQLNSLGCMTNMNLVLTKQNLLHMELLLLETFQWNLCLPTAAHFIEYYLSEAVHETDLHDGWPMICLEKTKLYMAKYADYFLEVSLQVAAACVASSRIILRLSPTWPTRLHRLTAYSWDFLVQCIERLLIAHDNDVKEANKQRGQAGPQSAQLSVFQTASQPSRAVHFQQPQYLHQTHQTSLQYRHPVSEQPSCQQIVSTTHTSSYTLQTCPAGFQTSVQGLGHVQTGVGMSLAIPVEVKPCLNVSYNRSYQINEHYPCITPCFER
- the CCNJ gene encoding cyclin-J isoform X1 → MELEGQWWRGQLAADIHQALRYKVTLMPRPFHSVSYASWYESRPLGKPVQGLEPQVSRPEKELKLPSYKGQSPQLSLRRYFADLIAIVSNRFTLCPSARHLAVYLLDLFMDRYDISIQQLHLVALSCLLLASKFEEKEDSVPKLEQLNSLGCMTNMNLVLTKQNLLHMELLLLETFQWNLCLPTAAHFIEYYLSEAVHETDLHDGWPMICLEKTKLYMAKYADYFLEVSLQDYAFLNYAPSLVAAACVASSRIILRLSPTWPTRLHRLTAYSWDFLVQCIERLLIAHDNDVKEANKQRGQAGPQSAQLSVFQTASQPSRAVHFQQPQYLHQTHQTSLQYRHPVSEQPSCQQIVSTTHTSSYTLQTCPAGFQTSVQGLGHVQTGVGMSLAIPVEVKPCLNVSYNRSYQINEHYPCITPCFER
- the CCNJ gene encoding cyclin-J isoform X4, with protein sequence MELEGQWWRGQLAADIHQALRYKELKLPSYKGQSPQLSLRRYFADLIAIVSNRFTLCPSARHLAVYLLDLFMDRYDISIQQLHLVALSCLLLASKFEEKEDSVPKLEQLNSLGCMTNMNLVLTKQNLLHMELLLLETFQWNLCLPTAAHFIEYYLSEAVHETDLHDGWPMICLEKTKLYMAKYADYFLEVSLQDYAFLNYAPSLVAAACVASSRIILRLSPTWPTRLHRLTAYSWDFLVQCIERLLIAHDNDVKEANKQRGQAGPQSAQLSVFQTASQPSRAVHFQQPQYLHQTHQTSLQYRHPVSEQPSCQQIVSTTHTSSYTLQTCPAGFQTSVQGLGHVQTGVGMSLAIPVEVKPCLNVSYNRSYQINEHYPCITPCFER
- the CCNJ gene encoding cyclin-J isoform X6 — its product is MELEGQWWRGQLAADIHQALRYKELKLPSYKGQSPQLSLRRYFADLIAIVSNRFTLCPSARHLAVYLLDLFMDRYDISIQQLHLVALSCLLLASKFEEKEDSVPKLEQLNSLGCMTNMNLVLTKQNLLHMELLLLETFQWNLCLPTAAHFIEYYLSEAVHETDLHDGWPMICLEKTKLYMAKYADYFLEVSLQAAACVASSRIILRLSPTWPTRLHRLTAYSWDFLVQCIERLLIAHDNDVKEANKQRGQAGPQSAQLSVFQTASQPSRAVHFQQPQYLHQTHQTSLQYRHPVSEQPSCQQIVSTTHTSSYTLQTCPAGFQTSVQGLGHVQTGVGMSLAIPVEVKPCLNVSYNRSYQINEHYPCITPCFER
- the CCNJ gene encoding cyclin-J isoform X5, with the translated sequence MELEGQWWRGQLAADIHQALRYKELKLPSYKGQSPQLSLRRYFADLIAIVSNRFTLCPSARHLAVYLLDLFMDRYDISIQQLHLVALSCLLLASKFEEKEDSVPKLEQLNSLGCMTNMNLVLTKQNLLHMELLLLETFQWNLCLPTAAHFIEYYLSEAVHETDLHDGWPMICLEKTKLYMAKYADYFLEVSLQVAAACVASSRIILRLSPTWPTRLHRLTAYSWDFLVQCIERLLIAHDNDVKEANKQRGQAGPQSAQLSVFQTASQPSRAVHFQQPQYLHQTHQTSLQYRHPVSEQPSCQQIVSTTHTSSYTLQTCPAGFQTSVQGLGHVQTGVGMSLAIPVEVKPCLNVSYNRSYQINEHYPCITPCFER